A stretch of DNA from Acinetobacter sp. C26M:
TATTGAGTTGTTTGTGCAGGCCGTGAATCATAGCCCACAACAGTGGCAATTTATGATTGCAGAACGTTGGGGTGGATCAGAAACAGTACGCATTGCAATTGCACGTGAAATTGAGTTTCTGATTGAAGATCTCGCCATTGATCTATGCAAGCTCGAAACCTTCAAACACATTAAAGAAGCCAAAGACTTGCAAGTCTTGTCTACAATTTTGATTAATATGTCGTTTACATGGGCAATGACGTGGATCAATTTACCCAAACAATTCACAATTGATCATCTACTCGAACAACAAAACTTATTTATCGACAATGCAGCGACTCAAGTCCGTTTACTCTTCAGTGGCATTTCTAACTGGGAACCACAAAACGCTTGACCTGATCCAAACCAAAGTTTGATATATAAAAGCATTGCTTAGCGTTATGATGCATTAGACACTAATGCAAACGCAGTCTAGAACACTATGAGGAGCTTATAAGCATCATGAATCCTGATCGTCATACTCAGTTCTTAATTCGTAAAGAAAAAATTTTGCAGGTTGCGGAAAAGCTATTATTAGAAAACAACCAAGAAATGACCCTAGATGAACTGGTTGCTGAACTGGATATTGCCAAGGGCACCTTATATAAACATTTCCGTAGCAAGAATGAACTGTTGCTGGAACTGATTATTCAAAATGAAAAAGAAATTTTAAAAATTTCAGACAAATACAACACCGATGTCAAAGAATACGCACCGCGTTATATGCTTTATCATCTAACCTCACCTAGTCGTACCATTCTGCTGCATCAGCTAGAAGAGCATCTGACCATGACTGAGTCGAAGTTAAAACATTTGTTTGATGAGCTTTATGCGATTCGTCAGCAGCGTATTGTTTCTTTGAAAGATATGACTGAAAAATATTTAAAATCACAGAATTACGATATGTCGATTCGTGATTACCTGTCTTATATCTGGTCTTTGACCTATGGTGCAGCATTATTATTAAACTCAAGCTATTACCAGCGCTCGATTGGTTCGCGTGAGAAGTTGATTAATCTTTATGTGAACCAAGCTTTGTCTCTACCGACACAGAAAGTGCAGATCGATTTAAAAGATCTTCAGATTGACCAAAGCTAAATGAAAAAAAGGACTGTCACTACAGTCCTTTTTTATTGCAGGTCGACGTAAATTATTTGGCTTTACGCTCTTTTTCCAATAGGTAATCAACTACTTGGGTTACTTTACCATCTTCACCCTGTACCACATATTTACCATTCACAACTACAGCAGGGACACCCGTCAACTGATACTGCTGCGCCAATTTATTCGACTCGGCAATTTTTGCGGTAATTGGGAATGAGTTAAACATGCTGTTAAATTTCTGCTCAGGTACACCATAACGCGCAAAGAATTTTGCTTGAGAGGCTTGGTCAAAGATTTGCTGACCGCCTTCATGAATCGCATGGAACAATGGAATATGGGTTTTCTTGCGTACACCCAGTGCTTCTGAAACGTAATAACCACGTGCACCTTGTTCCCAGACTTTATTCATCGCCGCAGGGGTACGTAAGAAATAAACATCTTTTGGAATTTGCTTTAACCATGTTTGCATATGTGGTTCAAGCTTGAAGCAGTGCGGGCAGCCATACCAGAAGAATTCACGTACTTCGAGTTGTCCAGCAGGTGCTGAAGTTTTGCCTGGGTTGGCAATCACGGTATAGTCTTTACCGGCCACAAAATCTGCTGCCATCGCATTCATTGAGAATGCCAACGCAACTGCACTTAAACCACCTAATACTAACTTTTTCA
This window harbors:
- a CDS encoding TetR/AcrR family transcriptional regulator, with product MNPDRHTQFLIRKEKILQVAEKLLLENNQEMTLDELVAELDIAKGTLYKHFRSKNELLLELIIQNEKEILKISDKYNTDVKEYAPRYMLYHLTSPSRTILLHQLEEHLTMTESKLKHLFDELYAIRQQRIVSLKDMTEKYLKSQNYDMSIRDYLSYIWSLTYGAALLLNSSYYQRSIGSREKLINLYVNQALSLPTQKVQIDLKDLQIDQS
- a CDS encoding TetR family transcriptional regulator, with the protein product MSIRDERKQQSRQALLDAALHLSTAGRSFSSISLREVAREVGLVPTAFYRHFQDMDTLGQELVDQVSLHLKSLIHQLGQSYLKHSGSAKTRTSIELFVQAVNHSPQQWQFMIAERWGGSETVRIAIAREIEFLIEDLAIDLCKLETFKHIKEAKDLQVLSTILINMSFTWAMTWINLPKQFTIDHLLEQQNLFIDNAATQVRLLFSGISNWEPQNA
- a CDS encoding thiol:disulfide interchange protein DsbA/DsbL yields the protein MKKLVLGGLSAVALAFSMNAMAADFVAGKDYTVIANPGKTSAPAGQLEVREFFWYGCPHCFKLEPHMQTWLKQIPKDVYFLRTPAAMNKVWEQGARGYYVSEALGVRKKTHIPLFHAIHEGGQQIFDQASQAKFFARYGVPEQKFNSMFNSFPITAKIAESNKLAQQYQLTGVPAVVVNGKYVVQGEDGKVTQVVDYLLEKERKAK